From a region of the Halolamina sp. CBA1230 genome:
- a CDS encoding helix-turn-helix domain-containing protein, protein MKHVRVRITAHGREEEIHPMYGVLTGAPFVERATALQWNYTGDALGILHYVVGDVDALEAAMDEIPEVVGYDVERVDEQSCYVYVRDATTGALRALFDPVAAGGLVVVPPVEYEPDGTVVFSVFGPDAELQHAVEAVPDSIDVSVEAVGGLAATTAAVDAGLTDRQREVIETAIDLGYYDVPRTASQAAVADALDCAPSTVAEHLRKAESRVLRTLFGG, encoded by the coding sequence ATGAAGCACGTTCGGGTACGCATCACCGCTCACGGCCGGGAGGAGGAGATCCACCCGATGTACGGCGTGTTGACGGGCGCGCCGTTCGTGGAGCGGGCGACGGCACTCCAGTGGAACTACACCGGCGACGCGCTGGGGATCCTCCACTACGTGGTCGGCGACGTCGACGCGCTCGAAGCCGCAATGGACGAGATTCCGGAGGTTGTTGGCTACGACGTTGAACGCGTGGACGAGCAGTCCTGCTACGTCTACGTTCGCGACGCGACCACCGGTGCGCTCCGTGCGCTGTTCGACCCCGTCGCCGCTGGTGGACTCGTCGTCGTCCCGCCCGTCGAGTACGAACCCGACGGAACGGTCGTGTTCTCGGTGTTCGGCCCCGACGCGGAGCTTCAGCACGCAGTCGAGGCGGTTCCGGACTCGATCGACGTGTCGGTCGAGGCGGTCGGCGGGCTAGCTGCCACGACGGCGGCCGTCGATGCAGGCCTCACGGATCGTCAGCGCGAGGTCATCGAGACCGCGATCGACCTGGGCTACTACGACGTCCCGCGGACCGCCAGTCAGGCCGCAGTCGCCGACGCCCTCGACTGCGCACCGAGCACCGTCGCAGAACACCTGCGCAAGGCCGAGTCGCGGGTACTACGGACGCTGTTCGGTGGCTGA
- a CDS encoding MGMT family protein produces the protein MEDAGIYARESDVLGRPLQIAVASSQVIDVSFPDEIPPDAEPDHPILDRVFDYLDGQEDAFEDLEVAITVPTDQRGVLKAVCQIPYGEVGNTRQVAHMANLDPDDEDDAQTVRAALRANPVPIFVPDHRVEDAPGATPGDVAATLRRIEE, from the coding sequence ATGGAAGACGCCGGCATCTACGCGCGGGAGTCGGACGTGCTCGGGCGACCGCTCCAGATCGCGGTCGCCAGCAGCCAGGTGATCGACGTGTCGTTCCCCGACGAGATCCCGCCGGACGCGGAACCGGATCACCCGATCCTCGACCGGGTGTTCGACTACCTCGACGGGCAGGAGGACGCGTTCGAGGATCTGGAGGTGGCGATCACGGTACCGACCGACCAGCGTGGCGTGCTGAAGGCGGTCTGCCAGATCCCCTACGGCGAGGTCGGCAACACGCGGCAGGTCGCTCACATGGCGAACCTCGATCCGGACGACGAGGACGACGCCCAGACCGTCAGAGCGGCGCTCCGAGCGAACCCCGTGCCGATCTTCGTCCCCGACCACCGCGTCGAGGACGCGCCCGGCGCGACGCCGGGCGACGTGGCGGCGACGCTCCGGCGGATCGAGGAGTAG
- the trpA gene encoding tryptophan synthase subunit alpha yields the protein MSDLETAFADEPAFIPYLAVGDPDLPSSKQYVEALVEGGADCVELGLPFSEPIAEGPTIQKAVVRSLSGGITPEAYFEFVDGLDVDVPLVCMTYYNLLFRYGADSGTAAGEGDHTAPGPRPFVKRAAEVGIDGFVIPDLPAEEADDLREACDEFDLDLVFIVAPTTTDDRLETIRERVSGYVYVQARLGVTGAQADVSDQTAESLARIADWDVPKAVGFGISSGDHAARVVAAGADGIIVGSALVDIVADGVENDRPTADVAADLREKARELKAGALRGARESPEAEGR from the coding sequence ATGAGCGACCTCGAAACCGCGTTCGCCGACGAACCCGCGTTCATCCCCTACCTCGCGGTCGGCGACCCCGACCTCCCTTCCTCGAAGCAGTACGTCGAGGCGCTCGTGGAGGGCGGCGCCGACTGCGTCGAGCTCGGCCTCCCCTTCTCCGAACCGATCGCGGAGGGGCCGACGATCCAGAAAGCGGTCGTCCGGTCGCTCTCGGGCGGGATCACTCCCGAGGCGTACTTCGAGTTCGTCGACGGCCTCGACGTGGACGTGCCGCTGGTCTGCATGACCTACTACAACCTCCTCTTCCGCTACGGCGCCGACTCCGGCACCGCGGCGGGGGAGGGCGACCACACCGCACCCGGCCCGCGACCGTTCGTGAAACGCGCCGCGGAGGTGGGTATCGACGGGTTCGTGATCCCGGATCTGCCAGCCGAGGAGGCCGACGACCTCCGTGAAGCGTGCGACGAGTTCGACCTCGATCTCGTGTTCATCGTCGCGCCGACGACCACTGACGACCGCCTGGAAACGATCCGCGAGCGCGTCTCGGGCTATGTGTACGTGCAGGCCCGACTGGGCGTCACGGGCGCGCAGGCGGACGTGTCCGATCAGACTGCCGAGAGCCTCGCCCGGATCGCCGACTGGGACGTGCCCAAGGCGGTCGGCTTCGGCATCTCCTCGGGCGATCACGCCGCCCGCGTCGTCGCCGCCGGTGCGGACGGCATCATCGTCGGCTCCGCGCTCGTGGATATCGTGGCGGACGGAGTGGAGAACGACCGCCCGACCGCCGACGTGGCCGCCGACCTGCGGGAGAAAGCCCGCGAACTGAAGGCGGGGGCGCTCCGGGGGGCTCGTGAATCGCCGGAAGCGGAAGGTCGATAG
- the trpB gene encoding tryptophan synthase subunit beta, whose translation MSSDSTADGKFGEYGGQYVPEALMPAIEELRDAYERYVLENEDGFMDEFRERLRQFGGRPTPLQHAEHLSERYGREVYLKREDLVHGGAHKLNNALGQVLLAKYMGKERIVAETGAGQHGTATAMAAAHLDMPCEIYMGETDIGRQRPNVFRMKINGAEVNPVTAGRGTLKEAISETMRDWATNVDDTHYVVGSVVGPAPFPEMVREFQSVISEEARKQSREQFDALPDSVVACAGGGSNTMGAFARFTEDEEVSLLAVEAGGSSLEVDEAEGVAPNSASLSTGGQGVLHGARTKVLQDEWGQIVESHSVSAGLDYAGVGPELAHLVDEGRVTAVNVGDNAALEAFHRLSQEEGIIPALESSHALAYLEELLGPNAETNAADELGDRIVVNLSGRGDKDLETVIEETDKREVPNAPDMSEFTGGL comes from the coding sequence ATGAGTTCTGATTCAACTGCTGACGGGAAGTTCGGGGAGTACGGCGGCCAGTACGTGCCCGAGGCGCTGATGCCCGCGATCGAGGAGCTGCGGGACGCCTACGAGCGCTACGTGCTGGAGAACGAGGACGGGTTTATGGACGAGTTCCGCGAGCGCCTCCGGCAGTTCGGCGGGCGGCCGACGCCGCTGCAGCACGCCGAACACCTCTCGGAGCGCTACGGCCGGGAGGTGTATCTCAAGCGCGAGGACCTCGTCCACGGCGGCGCCCACAAGCTCAACAACGCGCTCGGCCAGGTGCTGCTGGCGAAGTACATGGGGAAGGAGCGCATCGTCGCCGAGACCGGCGCGGGCCAGCACGGCACCGCGACCGCGATGGCGGCGGCCCACCTCGACATGCCCTGTGAGATCTACATGGGCGAGACCGACATCGGGCGCCAGCGTCCCAACGTGTTCCGGATGAAGATCAACGGCGCCGAGGTGAACCCCGTCACCGCGGGCCGTGGGACGCTGAAGGAGGCGATCAGCGAGACGATGCGCGACTGGGCGACCAACGTCGACGACACCCACTACGTCGTCGGCAGCGTCGTCGGCCCCGCGCCGTTCCCGGAGATGGTCCGGGAGTTCCAGTCGGTGATCAGCGAGGAAGCGAGGAAGCAGTCGAGAGAGCAGTTCGACGCGCTCCCCGACTCTGTCGTCGCCTGCGCCGGCGGCGGGTCGAACACGATGGGCGCGTTCGCCCGGTTCACGGAGGACGAGGAGGTCTCGCTGCTCGCCGTCGAGGCGGGCGGCTCCTCGCTCGAAGTCGACGAGGCGGAGGGGGTCGCCCCCAACTCCGCCTCGCTCTCGACGGGCGGGCAGGGCGTGCTCCACGGCGCCCGCACGAAGGTGCTGCAGGACGAGTGGGGCCAGATCGTCGAGTCACACTCCGTCTCCGCCGGCCTGGACTACGCCGGCGTCGGCCCGGAACTCGCCCACCTCGTCGACGAGGGGCGCGTCACCGCGGTCAACGTCGGCGACAACGCCGCGCTCGAAGCGTTCCACCGCCTCTCCCAGGAGGAGGGGATCATCCCCGCGCTGGAGAGCTCCCACGCGCTCGCGTATCTGGAGGAACTCTTGGGCCCCAACGCCGAGACGAACGCTGCCGACGAACTCGGCGACCGAATCGTCGTGAACCTCTCCGGCCGCGGCGACAAGGACCTCGAGACCGTCATCGAGGAGACCGACAAGCGCGAGGTTCCGAACGCGCCGGACATGAGCGAGTTCACGGGGGGACTGTAG
- a CDS encoding 2-amino-3,7-dideoxy-D-threo-hept-6-ulosonate synthase, translated as MTRLTPTDAGRAARLDRLSTDGNVLMVPMDHGITMGAVQGLADIESTIDAVTRGGADAVLTQKGIAPRVHPNKNDAGYVIHLNASTTIGPDENDKRVTGTVKEAVQAGADAVSLHLNVGSQYEPGQIEQLAEVTKEAREFGIPVLAMTYARGEGVDSTDPESLGHAVRLGEELGADLVKTGYSGDSGSFEHVVESTELPVLIAGGSKGTNRQTVEMVRGAMDAGASGVSMGRSIFQHERPEDIARAVSAVIHDDATVDAALEAGGFE; from the coding sequence ATGACACGACTCACACCAACCGACGCCGGCAGAGCCGCCCGCCTCGACCGCCTCTCCACCGACGGGAACGTCCTGATGGTGCCGATGGACCACGGCATCACGATGGGCGCCGTTCAGGGGCTGGCCGACATCGAATCGACGATCGACGCCGTCACGCGCGGCGGCGCCGACGCCGTCCTCACCCAGAAGGGGATCGCCCCCCGCGTCCACCCGAACAAGAACGACGCGGGCTACGTGATCCACCTCAACGCCTCGACCACCATCGGCCCCGACGAGAACGACAAACGCGTGACGGGGACCGTGAAGGAGGCCGTGCAGGCCGGCGCCGACGCCGTCTCGCTCCACCTCAACGTCGGCAGCCAGTACGAACCCGGCCAGATCGAACAGCTCGCGGAGGTGACGAAGGAGGCTCGCGAGTTCGGGATACCCGTGCTGGCGATGACGTACGCCCGCGGCGAGGGTGTCGACAGCACCGACCCCGAGTCGCTGGGCCACGCGGTCCGACTGGGCGAGGAACTGGGTGCGGATCTCGTGAAAACTGGCTACTCCGGTGACAGCGGGAGCTTCGAGCACGTCGTCGAGTCGACGGAACTCCCCGTCCTCATCGCCGGCGGGAGCAAGGGGACGAACCGCCAGACCGTCGAGATGGTGCGGGGCGCGATGGACGCCGGCGCGTCGGGGGTGTCGATGGGACGGAGCATCTTCCAGCACGAGCGGCCGGAGGACATCGCCCGCGCGGTGTCGGCGGTGATCCACGACGACGCGACTGTCGACGCCGCGCTCGAGGCCGGCGGCTTCGAGTAA
- a CDS encoding ornithine cyclodeaminase family protein — protein sequence MMETLLLNSEDVHHNTSMAELIPAIEEAFAAYEQGNAKMPAKSYVDLPQYNGDFRSMPAYLDTGEWDAAGIKWVNVHTDNEEQFDLPTVMGTMIYSEPENAFPLSIMDGTELTMQRTGAAAAVATDHLAHPDASSLGIVGAGVQAYSQLEAIAEVREIEEVVISDLDEARVEQFVDTFEDRFDVRSGTPSDAGHCDVLSTVTPVRSPIIGPEDVGEHTHINAMGADAEGKHEIEDEVLQAAKLVIDDYTQCTHSGEINVPWSEGVLDDDDLYGEIGEIVVGDKAGRTTEDGVTVFDSTGLAIQDVAAAHVVYEHANERDNGTSFDLLGLA from the coding sequence ATCATGGAGACGCTGCTTCTCAACAGCGAGGACGTCCACCACAACACCTCGATGGCGGAACTCATCCCGGCGATCGAGGAGGCGTTCGCCGCCTACGAGCAGGGGAACGCGAAGATGCCCGCGAAGTCCTACGTCGACCTGCCGCAGTACAACGGCGACTTCCGCTCGATGCCCGCCTACCTCGACACGGGCGAGTGGGACGCGGCCGGGATCAAGTGGGTCAACGTCCACACCGACAACGAGGAGCAGTTCGACCTGCCGACGGTGATGGGGACGATGATCTACTCCGAGCCCGAGAACGCGTTCCCGCTGTCGATCATGGACGGTACCGAGCTCACGATGCAGCGCACCGGCGCCGCCGCCGCCGTCGCGACCGACCATCTCGCCCACCCCGACGCCTCGTCGCTGGGGATCGTCGGCGCAGGGGTGCAGGCGTACAGTCAACTCGAAGCCATCGCGGAGGTCCGGGAGATCGAGGAGGTCGTGATCTCCGACCTCGACGAGGCCCGCGTCGAGCAGTTCGTCGACACGTTCGAGGACCGCTTCGACGTCCGCTCGGGGACGCCGAGCGACGCCGGCCACTGCGACGTGCTCTCGACGGTGACGCCCGTTCGGAGCCCGATCATCGGCCCCGAGGACGTGGGTGAACACACGCACATCAACGCGATGGGCGCCGACGCCGAGGGGAAACACGAGATCGAGGACGAGGTGCTGCAAGCGGCGAAGCTGGTGATCGACGACTACACGCAGTGCACCCACTCCGGGGAGATCAACGTCCCGTGGAGCGAAGGCGTGCTCGACGACGACGACCTCTACGGCGAGATCGGCGAGATCGTCGTCGGCGACAAGGCGGGCCGGACGACGGAGGACGGCGTGACGGTGTTCGACTCGACGGGGCTGGCGATCCAGGACGTGGCGGCGGCGCACGTGGTGTACGAGCACGCGAACGAGCGGGACAACGGGACGAGTTTCGACCTGCTCGGCCTGGCCTGA
- a CDS encoding SDR family oxidoreductase, which translates to MTRTLVTGATGTLGTALRRKLAAAGREVRAASRSPPGRSEETVEWIELDLTDGTGVESAVDGVDVVVHAATAPRGDTETVDVNGTERLLAAAADAEVANFVYPSIVGVDEIPFAYYEHKAAAEAAVEESAVPSTIVRATQFHSFVADLLDSVAKLPVWPLPTEIPLQPVAADEVAAAIVDHATPTAGGRTDPVGGPAVRSVGDLARAYRDARGLRRPVVRLPLPGSTAAGFRTGHATCPDHAVGTVTWEAWLAGRYAE; encoded by the coding sequence ATGACCCGAACGCTGGTGACCGGTGCGACGGGGACGCTCGGGACCGCGCTCAGGCGGAAGCTCGCCGCAGCCGGCCGGGAGGTCCGGGCAGCGAGTCGATCCCCGCCTGGTCGGAGCGAGGAGACCGTCGAGTGGATCGAGCTCGACCTGACCGACGGGACGGGCGTCGAGTCGGCGGTCGACGGCGTCGACGTCGTCGTCCACGCCGCCACAGCACCGCGAGGGGACACGGAGACGGTCGACGTTAACGGGACCGAACGGCTCCTCGCCGCGGCCGCGGACGCGGAAGTCGCGAACTTCGTCTACCCCTCGATCGTCGGCGTCGACGAGATCCCGTTCGCCTACTACGAGCACAAGGCCGCCGCGGAGGCGGCGGTCGAGGAGAGCGCCGTCCCGTCGACGATCGTTCGCGCCACACAGTTCCACTCGTTCGTCGCTGACCTGCTCGATTCGGTGGCGAAACTCCCGGTGTGGCCGCTACCGACGGAGATACCGCTCCAGCCCGTCGCCGCCGACGAGGTCGCGGCGGCCATCGTCGACCACGCGACGCCGACCGCTGGCGGACGAACCGACCCGGTTGGTGGGCCTGCCGTTCGGTCCGTCGGCGACCTCGCGCGGGCGTACCGCGACGCACGCGGCCTGCGTCGTCCGGTTGTCAGGCTCCCGCTCCCCGGCAGCACCGCGGCAGGGTTCCGCACCGGCCACGCGACCTGTCCGGACCACGCCGTCGGAACGGTGACGTGGGAGGCGTGGCTCGCTGGGCGATATGCGGAGTGA
- the trpC gene encoding indole-3-glycerol phosphate synthase yields the protein MTSTDEMAPAVRSILDAAREREGGGERVTVDDARSLPAAFAAAEAEGRVPVVAEVKPTSPTTEGESDADPVELAEAMVAGGAAALSVLTEPEHFGGSVENYERVREAVDVPVLRKDFLLEEAQLNAVAADVVLLIARFLGDDLAPMIEAARERGMQVLVEVHSEAEVERAVAAGAEIIGVNNRDLAALEVDLRTFEEVTPAVPEDATLLAESGIATPAEARRMREAGADGLLIGTAIMDGDPRENTSEFVNA from the coding sequence ATGACCAGCACCGACGAGATGGCGCCCGCGGTGCGTTCGATCCTCGACGCCGCCCGGGAGCGCGAGGGCGGGGGCGAGCGCGTGACCGTCGACGACGCCCGATCGCTCCCGGCGGCGTTCGCGGCCGCCGAGGCCGAGGGGCGGGTTCCGGTGGTCGCGGAAGTGAAGCCGACCAGCCCGACCACCGAGGGTGAGAGCGACGCCGACCCCGTCGAGTTGGCAGAGGCGATGGTTGCTGGCGGCGCTGCGGCGCTCTCGGTGCTCACCGAACCGGAGCACTTCGGCGGCTCCGTCGAGAACTACGAGCGCGTCCGCGAGGCCGTCGACGTGCCCGTGCTGCGCAAGGATTTCCTGCTCGAGGAGGCGCAGTTGAACGCGGTCGCCGCGGACGTGGTGCTGCTGATCGCGCGCTTCCTGGGGGACGACCTCGCGCCGATGATCGAGGCGGCCCGCGAGCGCGGGATGCAGGTGCTCGTCGAAGTCCACAGCGAGGCGGAGGTCGAGCGGGCAGTCGCGGCGGGCGCGGAGATCATCGGCGTCAACAACCGCGATCTGGCCGCACTGGAGGTCGATCTCCGGACGTTCGAGGAGGTCACCCCCGCGGTGCCCGAGGACGCGACGCTGCTCGCGGAGTCGGGGATCGCGACGCCCGCCGAGGCGCGGCGGATGCGCGAGGCGGGCGCGGACGGCCTGCTGATCGGCACCGCTATCATGGACGGCGACCCACGGGAGAACACGAGCGAGTTCGTCAACGCATGA